In Aneurinibacillus migulanus, a single window of DNA contains:
- the pstS gene encoding phosphate ABC transporter substrate-binding protein PstS: MKLKKIGVLLFALVMMFSLAACGSSSTSLKPEGNKEAGAGEKQQSGGEAGLLNGAGSSFVNPLFSKMFSEYSKEHTDVKVNYQAIGSGGGIKQLTAKTVDFAASDAPMKEDEIKAAGGNVLHIPVTLGGVAIAYNLEGVKDLKLTPANIADIYSGKVKKWNDPQIAANNKGMKLPDTDIFPVHRSDGSGTSHIFTTYLNKAVADKWPKEKVGKSIKWDNVGTGAKGNEGVAGQVQNTPGSIGYIELAYVIQNNMTAAQIQNKDGQFVAPSLDSVTAAAQGGLANVPEDLKIELNDQPGKESYPIVGTTWALVPEDLKMDKAKAEKMLTMLQWTVTDGQKYASDLQYAPLPKELQDKCVAQLKKVKVDGQPVLK, from the coding sequence GTGAAGTTGAAAAAAATCGGTGTCCTACTTTTTGCGCTCGTGATGATGTTTTCTCTCGCGGCGTGTGGCTCTTCCAGCACAAGCCTAAAACCGGAAGGCAATAAAGAAGCGGGAGCAGGCGAGAAACAGCAATCTGGCGGAGAAGCAGGTCTTCTGAACGGCGCAGGTTCCAGCTTTGTAAATCCGTTGTTCTCTAAAATGTTCAGTGAGTATTCGAAAGAACATACGGATGTAAAAGTAAACTATCAGGCAATCGGTTCCGGCGGGGGTATCAAGCAACTGACTGCAAAAACAGTTGATTTTGCAGCTTCTGACGCTCCGATGAAAGAAGATGAAATTAAAGCGGCTGGCGGTAACGTATTGCATATTCCAGTAACGCTGGGTGGGGTTGCAATTGCGTACAACCTAGAAGGCGTGAAAGACTTGAAGCTAACTCCGGCGAACATTGCTGATATTTATAGCGGAAAAGTGAAAAAATGGAATGATCCTCAGATCGCAGCGAATAACAAAGGTATGAAGCTTCCTGATACAGATATCTTCCCGGTACACCGCTCTGACGGTTCTGGTACAAGCCACATTTTCACAACATATCTTAACAAAGCAGTAGCAGATAAGTGGCCGAAGGAAAAAGTAGGAAAATCAATCAAGTGGGATAACGTAGGTACTGGCGCGAAAGGTAATGAAGGTGTAGCAGGACAAGTACAAAACACTCCGGGATCTATCGGATACATTGAGTTGGCATATGTCATCCAAAACAATATGACGGCGGCTCAAATTCAAAACAAAGACGGTCAGTTCGTAGCACCTTCGCTTGATTCTGTAACAGCAGCAGCACAAGGCGGATTGGCTAATGTACCGGAAGATTTAAAAATCGAACTCAATGATCAGCCTGGAAAAGAGAGCTATCCAATTGTCGGTACAACATGGGCGCTGGTTCCAGAAGATTTGAAAATGGACAAAGCAAAAGCTGAGAAAATGCTGACAATGCTGCAGTGGACTGTAACAGATGGAC
- the menC gene encoding o-succinylbenzoate synthase: MNIKQVILRHMKMRMRRPFTTSVGTEYDKEFILVEAKSEDGLSGWGESVAAIEPFYKEETVKTNWHILEDFLLPLVFKKPIEHPDELNNERFAHIRGNYMAKAAIEGAIWDLYARQKGISLAQALGGEKKKIEVGISLGIEDSVGELLHLVEKYVHEGYKRIKVKIQPGWDVEVIRAVRERFPDIKLMADANSAYTLDDAEHLRKLDAFNLTMIEQPLAHDDIVDHAELQAQLRTPICLDESIHSVEDVRKAIKLKSCGVINIKIGRVGGLTEAKKIHDVCKEHNIPVWCGGMLEAGVGRAHNVAVTTLSNFILPGDTAASARYWEKDIIMPEVTVEDGWVTVPEGHGIGYEVSRERLDEFTLYSKSYLA, translated from the coding sequence ATGAACATTAAACAAGTTATTCTGCGCCATATGAAGATGCGGATGCGTCGACCATTTACTACAAGTGTAGGTACGGAGTATGATAAAGAATTCATCCTTGTGGAAGCGAAAAGTGAAGACGGGCTTTCGGGTTGGGGTGAATCGGTTGCTGCAATCGAACCATTCTATAAAGAAGAGACCGTAAAGACGAACTGGCATATTCTTGAGGATTTCTTACTTCCGCTAGTATTCAAAAAACCGATTGAGCATCCGGATGAGCTTAACAACGAACGGTTCGCCCATATTCGGGGTAACTATATGGCGAAGGCAGCAATTGAAGGAGCCATCTGGGATCTTTATGCCAGACAGAAGGGAATCTCGCTTGCACAAGCGCTGGGTGGAGAGAAGAAAAAAATTGAGGTAGGCATCAGCTTAGGGATTGAAGATTCAGTGGGCGAACTGCTCCATCTCGTAGAGAAGTATGTACATGAAGGCTATAAGCGTATTAAAGTAAAAATTCAACCGGGATGGGATGTTGAAGTTATCCGTGCGGTACGCGAACGTTTCCCTGATATTAAGCTAATGGCTGATGCGAATTCGGCGTATACGTTAGACGATGCGGAACACTTGCGCAAATTGGATGCGTTCAATCTTACGATGATTGAACAGCCGCTTGCCCATGATGATATCGTTGATCATGCGGAATTGCAGGCACAGCTTCGGACGCCAATTTGCCTTGATGAAAGTATTCATTCTGTGGAAGACGTACGTAAAGCGATTAAACTGAAGAGTTGCGGTGTAATTAACATTAAAATCGGTCGTGTAGGCGGCTTGACCGAGGCAAAGAAAATCCATGATGTGTGTAAGGAACATAACATTCCGGTATGGTGTGGCGGCATGCTGGAAGCGGGAGTTGGCCGTGCGCATAATGTGGCTGTCACGACGTTGTCGAACTTCATTTTGCCGGGGGATACGGCCGCTTCCGCACGCTATTGGGAGAAGGATATTATCATGCCGGAAGTTACAGTGGAAGATGGTTGGGTTACTGTTCCAGAAGGACATGGTATCGGGTATGAAGTGAGTCGCGAAAGACTGGATGAATTTACGTTATATAGCAAGTCATATTTAGCATAG
- a CDS encoding GNAT family N-acetyltransferase, whose translation MTHHIEIRMLTKVEEIEPIMELEKVVWKTDVPMPADQMVTAAKHGGMVLGAFLDDRLIGFQYSFAGFDGKQAYLCSHMLGTHPDYRYMKIGEKLKWKQREIALTLGYDRITWTYDPLETANGYLNIHKLGAVCSTYIENCYGNMQDSLNRGISSDRFQVDWHIRSQRVVSRAEGEQQQYNDVPDSLLFDWKQDENGYPVPAAEEVDWGRLEGTTMHLPVPAQFQQMKKQNKSLAIQWRTMTHHAFTYLFERDWIVTDLIRNEKTTPVHFYVLHRKGEDYK comes from the coding sequence ATGACACATCACATCGAGATTCGTATGCTGACAAAAGTAGAAGAAATCGAGCCTATTATGGAACTGGAGAAGGTAGTATGGAAAACGGATGTACCGATGCCAGCAGATCAGATGGTGACTGCCGCCAAGCATGGGGGCATGGTGCTTGGTGCTTTTCTAGATGACAGGCTTATCGGTTTCCAATACAGCTTTGCCGGCTTTGACGGGAAACAAGCATATCTTTGCTCGCATATGCTAGGTACCCATCCTGATTATCGTTACATGAAGATTGGGGAGAAATTGAAGTGGAAGCAGCGAGAGATTGCATTAACACTTGGTTATGATCGTATCACATGGACGTACGATCCGTTGGAGACGGCCAACGGCTATCTTAATATTCATAAGCTAGGCGCGGTTTGCTCCACCTATATTGAGAACTGCTACGGTAATATGCAGGATTCCTTGAATCGGGGAATTTCTTCTGACCGGTTTCAGGTTGACTGGCATATTAGGAGTCAGAGAGTAGTCTCCCGGGCTGAAGGAGAGCAGCAACAGTATAATGATGTTCCTGACAGTTTACTTTTTGATTGGAAACAAGATGAGAATGGCTATCCAGTACCAGCAGCTGAAGAAGTAGACTGGGGCCGACTCGAGGGAACAACGATGCACCTTCCTGTGCCAGCGCAATTTCAGCAAATGAAAAAACAAAACAAGTCGTTAGCTATTCAGTGGCGTACGATGACACATCATGCATTTACATATTTGTTCGAACGGGACTGGATCGTAACGGACCTGATCCGTAATGAGAAGACAACGCCAGTACATTTCTATGTTTTACACAGAAAAGGAGAGGATTATAAATGA